One window from the genome of Gambusia affinis linkage group LG14, SWU_Gaff_1.0, whole genome shotgun sequence encodes:
- the utp23 gene encoding rRNA-processing protein UTP23 homolog, whose product MKIKRQKQAKKTISFYKYNFSFREPFQILIDGTFCQAALKNKIQIKEQMPKYLMGEVQLCTTSCALKELGTLGKQLYGAKIILQRFQVRKCAHLKDPVPASECLLSMLEETNPHHYFVATQDRAVTDGLKKIPGVPLLYIILNTIVLDKPSQASLDHVQAVQLGELVSPAQQQSIRSLKEEQGISQKDGERRGKKRKRKQSNPNPLSCLKKKKKKEGVATPALKKTEPGEKKKRSRHKRRKAAKGDNRDAPVVIST is encoded by the exons ATGAAGatcaaaagacagaaacaagcTAAGAAAACGATCAGCTTTTACAAATACAACTTCAGCTTTAGGGAGCCTTTTCAGATCCTCATTGACGGAACTTTCTGTCAGGCGGCGCTGAAGAACAAGATCCAGATCAAGGAGCAGATGCCCAAATATCTGATGGGAGAAGTCCAGCTCTGCACTACAAG CTGTGCTTTGAAGGAACTTGGGACTCTTGGGAAGCAGCTTTATGGAGCTAAAATCATCCTGCAGAGATTTCAGGTCAGGAAATGTGCACATCTGAAAGACCCAGTCCCAGCGTCTGAGTGTCTGCTGTCAATGCTGGAGGAGACGAACCCGCACCACTACTTTGTTGCCACACAG GACCGTGCAGTAACTGATGGACTCAAAAAGATCCCAGGCGTCCCTCTGCTCTACATCATCCTCAACACCATCGTGCTGGACAAGCCCAGCCAGGCGTCCCTGGACCACGTCCAGGCCGTTCAGCTGGGGGAGCTGGTGAGCCCGGCCCAGCAGCAGAGCATCCGCAGCCTGAAGGAGGAGCAGGGCATCAGCCAGAAAGACGGGGAGAGGCgggggaagaagaggaagaggaaacagagCAACCCCAACCCTCTGAGCTgcctgaagaagaagaagaagaaggaaggtGTGGCGACTCCGGCGCTGAAGAAGACGGAACcgggagagaagaagaaaagaagtcGACACAAGAGAAGAAAAGCGGCGAAAGGAGACAACAGGGATGCTCCTGTAGTTATTAGTACGTAG
- the rnf5 gene encoding E3 ubiquitin-protein ligase RNF5 isoform X2, whose protein sequence is MAATDPRFSSNGGPASRGGFPAGESSSDRDGPGGSSSGGGESERDRATFECNICLDTARDAVISMCGHLFCWPCLHQWLETRPSRQQCPVCKAGISREKVIPLYGRGSSSQEDPRLKTPPRPQGQRTEPESRGGMFPGFGETGFHMSFGIGAFPFGFFTTVFNANDPFHRAECNTILFQNGSIEILKVPLTGLLQNK, encoded by the exons ATGGCGGCCACGGATCCACGTTTCTCGAGTAACGGCGGGCCGGCCAGTAGAGGAGGATTCCCTGCGGGGGAGAGCAGCAGCGACCGCGACGGCCCgggcggcagcagcagcggcggcggagAGAGCGAGCGTGATCGGGCCACCTTCGAGTGCAACATCTGCTTGGACACTGCCAGGGACGCGGTCATCAGTATGTGCGGCCACTTATTCTG ctggcCCTGCCTTCATCAA TGGTTGGAGACGCGGCCCAGCAGGCAACAGTGTCCCGTCTGCAAGGCGGGCATTAGCAGGGAGAAAGTCATCCCGCTGTACGGCAGAGGGAGCTCCAGCCAGGAGGACCCCAG GTTGAAAACTCCGCCTCGGCCTCAGGGACAGAGAACCGAGCCTGAAAGCAGAGGAGGG ATGTTCCCCGGTTTTGGAGAAACGGGCTTCCACATGTCTTTCGGGATCGGAGCGTTCCCCTTCGGCTTTTTCACCACAGTCTTCAACGCCAACGACCCCTTCCACAGAGCAG aatgcaacacaattttatttcagaatggATCCATTGAAATCTTAAAGGTGCCACTCACAGGACTTTTGCAGAATAAATGA
- the LOC122843614 gene encoding double-strand-break repair protein rad21 homolog A-like, with translation MFYAHFVLSKRGPLAKIWLAAHWDKKLTKAHVFECNLESSVESIISPKVKMALRTSGHLLLGVVRIYHRKAKYLLADCNEAFIKIKMAFRPGVVDLPEENREAAYNAITLPEEFHDFDQPLPDLDDIDVAQQFNLNQSRVEEITMREEVGNITLLQDNDFADFGMDDREMMREESAFEVDIMGSSASNLLLEAEGGANQMADKSNHLEYDEQYKDDFGDNPMESNEGGMLVDKLLSNEDGGGIFDDPPAISEGVMMPQDHGEDEDDFDALSAGAPDSPDSGPTEPAPAMMDQQEQTALTHNEEETFALEPIDITVKETKAKRKRKLIVDSVKELDSKTIRAQLSDYSDIVTTLDLAPPTKKLMMWKETGGVEKLFSLPAQPLWNARLLKMFTRCLTPLVPDELRKRRKGGEADSLDEFLKDLENPEVPREEAAAHQQRDIMDQTIMEEANALQTSAVEGSRTTLDEAAMPPPSSQRGLKRKSQDSDPSLPTGNLDEQQQQHQQQQGPDAAASQQLEAAPVNLPPEDDAANISQLIELDLLADKEKKKNDDDSDEEEEEAQGGEQDQEERRWNKRTQQMLHGLQRVMAKTGAQSVSLLDLCRNNNRKQAAAKFYSFLVLKKQQAVELVQEEPYSDIVATPGPRFHVI, from the exons ATGTTTTATGCCCATTTCGTTCTCAGCAAACGTGGGCCGCTGGCCAAGATCTGGCTGGCGGCCCACTGGGACAAGAAGCTGACCAAGGCTCATGTGTTTGAGTGCAACCTGGAGAGCAGCGTGGAGAGCATCATCTCGCCAAAA gtGAAAATGGCTTTACGGACGTCAGGACACCTGCTGCTGGGTGTGGTGAGGATCTACCACAGAAAGGCAAAGTACCTGCTGGCTGACTGTAACGAGGCCTTCATCAAGATCAAGATGGCGTTCAGACCAG GAGTCGTGGATCTTCCAGAGGAGAACAGGGAAGCAGCTTACAACGCGATCACGCTACCGGAGGAGTTTCACGACTTCGACCAGCCGCTACCGGACCTAGA TGACATCGATGTGGCTCAGCAGTTCAACCTGAACCAGAGCAGAGTGGAAGAAATCACCATGAGAGAGGAGGTGGGCAACATCACGCTGCTGCAAGACAACGATTTTG CTGACTTTGGCATGGATGATCGTGAGATGATGCGAGAGGAGAGCGCGTTTGAGGTGGACATCATGGGTTCGTCGGCCTCCAACCTGCTGCTGGAGGCAGAGGGCGGAGCTAATCAGATGGCGGACAAGTCCAATCACCTGGAGTACGACGAGCAGTACAAGGACGACTTCGGAGACAATCCCATGGAGAGCAACGAAGGCGGGATGCTCG TTGACAAGTTGCTTAGCAACGAGGATGGAGGTGGCATATTTGACGACCCTCCTGCCATCAGTGAGGGCGTGATGATGCCTCAGGACCACGGGGAGGATGAGGATGACTTTGATGCCCTCTCAG CGGGAGCCCCGGACAGTCCGGACTCCGGCCCAACAGAACCGGCCCCCGCCATGATGGACCAGCAGGAACAAACGGCTCTGACTCACAACGAGGAGGAAACCTTCGCCCTGGAGCCCATCGACATCACAG TGAAGGAGACCAAAGCGAAGCGAAAAAGGAAGCTGATCGTGGACAGCGTGAAGGAGCTGGACAGTAAAACTATCCGAGCGCAGCTTTCCGACTACTCCGACATCGTCACAACCCTGGATTTGGCTCCTCCCACCAAAAAGCTGATGATGTGGAAGGAGACCGGAGGAGTGGAGAAGCTCTTCTCCCTCCCGGCTCAGCCGCTCTGGAACGCCCGGCTGCTGAAG ATGTTTACAAGATGTCTGACGCCGCTGGTCCCGGAtgagctgaggaagaggaggaaaggcGGGGAGGCGGACAGTCTGGATGAGTTTCTGAAGGACCTGGAGAACCCGGAGGTACCGAGGGAGGAAGCAGCGGCTCATCAGCAGAGAGACATCATGG ACCAGACCATCATGGAGGAGGCCAACGCGTTGCAGACCTCGGCGGTGGAGGGCAGCAGGACGACGCTGGACGAAGCCGCCATGCCTCCGCCGTCCTCTCAAAGAGGCCTGAAGCGCAAATCCCAGGACTCAGATCCATCCCTCCCT ACAGGAAACCTGgacgagcagcagcagcagcaccagcagcagcagggaccCGACGCTGCTGCCTCTCAGCAACTGGAAGCCGCCCCGGTGAATTTACCCCCTGAGGACGACGCCGCTAACATCAGCCAGCTAATAGAGCTGGACTTACTCGCCgacaaagagaagaagaagaacgacGACGACTCTGATGAAgag gaggaggaggcgcAGGGAGGAGAGCAGGACCAGGAGGAGAGGAGGTGGAACAAGAGAACTCAGCAGATGCTTCACGGCCTGCAG AGGGTGATGGCCAAAACTGGAGCCCAGTCGGTCAGCCTGTTGGACCTGTGTAGGAACAACAACAGGAAGCAGGCGGCGGCCAAGTTCTACAGCTTCCTGGTTCTGAAGAAGCAGCAGGCGGTGGAGCTGGTCCAGGAGGAGCCGTACAGCGACATTGTTGCAACGCCGGGACCTCGTTTCCACGTCATCTAG
- the rnf5 gene encoding E3 ubiquitin-protein ligase RNF5 isoform X1 — translation MAATDPRFSSNGGPASRGGFPAGESSSDRDGPGGSSSGGGESERDRATFECNICLDTARDAVISMCGHLFCWPCLHQWLETRPSRQQCPVCKAGISREKVIPLYGRGSSSQEDPRLKTPPRPQGQRTEPESRGGMFPGFGETGFHMSFGIGAFPFGFFTTVFNANDPFHRADQYVGDHQANGNLNNGNNNNNWQDSLFLFVAIIFFFWLLSV, via the exons ATGGCGGCCACGGATCCACGTTTCTCGAGTAACGGCGGGCCGGCCAGTAGAGGAGGATTCCCTGCGGGGGAGAGCAGCAGCGACCGCGACGGCCCgggcggcagcagcagcggcggcggagAGAGCGAGCGTGATCGGGCCACCTTCGAGTGCAACATCTGCTTGGACACTGCCAGGGACGCGGTCATCAGTATGTGCGGCCACTTATTCTG ctggcCCTGCCTTCATCAA TGGTTGGAGACGCGGCCCAGCAGGCAACAGTGTCCCGTCTGCAAGGCGGGCATTAGCAGGGAGAAAGTCATCCCGCTGTACGGCAGAGGGAGCTCCAGCCAGGAGGACCCCAG GTTGAAAACTCCGCCTCGGCCTCAGGGACAGAGAACCGAGCCTGAAAGCAGAGGAGGG ATGTTCCCCGGTTTTGGAGAAACGGGCTTCCACATGTCTTTCGGGATCGGAGCGTTCCCCTTCGGCTTTTTCACCACAGTCTTCAACGCCAACGACCCCTTCCACAGAGCAG ACCAGTATGTAGGGGATCACCAAGCCAACGGTAACCTTAACAacggcaacaacaacaacaactggcAGGACTCCCTCTTCCTGTTCGTCGccatcatcttcttcttctggctACTTAGCGTCTGA